In a single window of the Halomicroarcula saliterrae genome:
- a CDS encoding 50S ribosomal protein L37ae: protein MWPLGRRKSTMASKSGKTGSSGRFGARYGRVSRRRVAEIESEMNEDHTCPNCGEDKVDRQGTGIWQCSYCDYKYTGGSYKPETPGGKTVRRSIRAALAEDEE, encoded by the coding sequence ATGTGGCCGCTGGGCCGACGAAAGAGTACTATGGCTAGCAAGAGCGGAAAGACCGGGAGCTCCGGCCGATTCGGCGCTCGCTACGGTCGCGTCTCGCGTCGCCGCGTCGCCGAAATCGAGTCGGAGATGAACGAGGACCACACCTGTCCGAACTGCGGCGAGGACAAGGTCGACCGACAGGGCACCGGCATCTGGCAGTGTAGCTACTGCGATTACAAGTACACCGGCGGGAGCTACAAGCCCGAGACGCCCGGTGGCAAGACCGTCCGCCGCTCCATCCGCGCCGCCCTCGCCGAAGACGAGGAGTAA
- a CDS encoding class I SAM-dependent methyltransferase, protein MSGQFYERWASLYDRVARVPLLRSWRAGAVDALDLAPGDTAVEMGCGTGANVPELRERVGPSGRVVGLDITREMLRAARRHAERTGPGVDYLRADATRPPVRGVDAVLGSFVAGVFPDPAAAVDSWCDCVVPGGRVALLNFQRSGRPVAAPLDLAFEGFVRLSAPGTRLSTRSHADSFEQRVAAARRRLTERTVDRRYETFGGGYLGLVSGTVPATDG, encoded by the coding sequence GTGAGCGGACAGTTCTACGAGCGGTGGGCGTCGCTGTACGACCGCGTGGCCAGAGTCCCCCTCCTGCGGTCCTGGCGGGCGGGCGCCGTCGACGCGCTGGACCTCGCCCCGGGCGACACCGCCGTCGAGATGGGGTGTGGGACGGGCGCGAACGTCCCCGAACTCCGCGAGCGGGTCGGGCCCTCGGGACGCGTGGTCGGGCTGGACATCACCCGCGAGATGCTCCGTGCGGCGCGGCGACACGCCGAGCGAACCGGCCCCGGCGTCGACTATCTCCGGGCCGACGCGACCCGGCCGCCGGTACGGGGTGTCGACGCCGTCCTCGGGAGCTTCGTGGCCGGCGTCTTCCCCGACCCGGCGGCGGCCGTTGATTCGTGGTGTGACTGCGTGGTGCCGGGGGGGCGGGTGGCGCTGCTGAACTTCCAGCGCAGCGGCCGCCCGGTCGCGGCGCCGCTGGACCTCGCCTTCGAGGGGTTCGTCCGGCTCTCGGCGCCGGGAACACGCCTCTCGACGCGGTCACACGCCGACAGCTTCGAGCAGCGAGTCGCTGCCGCGCGGCGACGGCTCACCGAGCGGACGGTCGACCGCCGCTACGAGACGTTCGGCGGCGGGTATCTCGGGCTGGTGTCGGGCACCGTGCCAGCCACTGACGGATAG
- a CDS encoding KEOPS complex subunit Pcc1, translating into MTPPHRTVLTFDFPDSARARRVERSLRPEVGDIDGDRTTATLAREGPTLRITVEADDLVALRAGCNTWLTLSSVAETAGVRLDGEG; encoded by the coding sequence ATGACGCCGCCACACCGGACCGTTCTCACCTTCGATTTTCCCGACAGCGCGCGGGCACGCCGCGTCGAGCGGAGCCTCCGTCCCGAAGTGGGCGACATCGACGGCGACCGGACGACCGCCACGCTGGCCCGAGAGGGCCCGACGCTTCGCATCACCGTCGAGGCCGACGACCTCGTCGCGCTCCGCGCCGGGTGTAATACGTGGTTGACACTTTCTTCGGTCGCCGAAACCGCGGGGGTCCGGCTGGACGGCGAGGGATAG
- a CDS encoding HTH domain-containing protein, with product MSKETGQTDESDAPGGALEVDLWVRRPVCGPRTTVIDRLSGLRASGSLADFSVTTWPEELVLTGANRQAELLDTIERFEDWAADRGLSLRPPFETRTASMLVGDSEDVLTTPMLLAAAYEDGELVGVYPCTDGTTTWTVPEFLNALEAGARGPDAGLGDHPLLAPTERGTS from the coding sequence ATGTCGAAGGAAACGGGACAGACGGACGAAAGCGACGCTCCCGGCGGCGCCCTGGAGGTCGACCTCTGGGTCAGACGGCCGGTGTGTGGGCCCCGGACGACGGTCATCGACCGCCTGAGCGGTCTCCGGGCGTCGGGGTCCCTCGCTGATTTCTCGGTGACGACCTGGCCGGAGGAGCTCGTGCTCACCGGGGCGAACAGACAGGCGGAGCTACTCGACACCATCGAGCGCTTCGAGGACTGGGCCGCCGACCGCGGGCTGAGCCTGCGCCCGCCGTTCGAGACGCGCACGGCGTCGATGCTGGTCGGTGACAGCGAGGACGTGCTGACGACGCCGATGTTGCTGGCGGCCGCCTACGAGGACGGCGAACTGGTCGGCGTCTACCCCTGTACTGACGGGACGACGACCTGGACCGTTCCGGAGTTTCTGAACGCGCTGGAGGCCGGGGCCAGGGGACCGGACGCCGGCCTCGGCGACCACCCGCTGCTGGCGCCGACCGAACGCGGAACGAGTTGA
- a CDS encoding DUF2103 domain-containing protein — protein MDCRQCATPLDRPGDYCLVCHTANADAVVLELERDRATVTCLLDGSVVGERAVTTTPEGEGSDELVVVELRNFAGLVADEVRRKRPEEVYVTGEYEVISAVRGQLHHEFFRVKGDDPVGRVIDRQGEPALEVVDAPPESKLGGSHSTLIGGRAGQRVVYTVAGHPHVKKVIPGPIDAGGASSPTGVRAKATRADANGNVRVLIRDGSSVQENRVVTTAGDRELGEHVRADLNEALIEAELQDE, from the coding sequence ATGGACTGTCGGCAGTGTGCCACGCCGCTCGATAGACCGGGCGACTACTGTCTGGTCTGTCACACTGCCAACGCCGACGCCGTCGTCCTCGAACTCGAACGCGACCGAGCGACGGTCACCTGTCTGCTCGACGGGTCGGTCGTCGGCGAGCGAGCGGTGACGACGACCCCGGAGGGCGAGGGCAGCGACGAGCTGGTCGTCGTCGAACTGCGGAACTTCGCCGGCCTCGTCGCCGACGAGGTGCGACGCAAGCGCCCCGAGGAAGTGTACGTCACCGGCGAGTACGAGGTTATCAGCGCGGTGCGGGGCCAGCTCCACCACGAGTTCTTCCGGGTGAAAGGCGACGACCCCGTCGGTCGGGTCATCGACCGGCAGGGCGAGCCCGCGCTCGAAGTGGTCGACGCCCCGCCGGAGTCGAAACTCGGCGGGAGCCACTCGACGCTCATCGGCGGTCGGGCGGGCCAGCGGGTCGTCTACACCGTCGCCGGCCACCCGCACGTCAAGAAAGTGATTCCGGGGCCGATCGACGCCGGCGGGGCCTCCTCGCCGACCGGCGTCCGGGCGAAGGCCACCCGCGCCGACGCCAACGGGAACGTCCGCGTGCTCATCCGGGACGGCTCCAGCGTCCAGGAGAACCGCGTCGTGACGACGGCGGGCGACCGCGAACTCGGCGAGCACGTCCGCGCGGACCTGAACGAGGCGCTGATAGAGGCCGAGTTACAGGACGAGTGA
- a CDS encoding BGTF surface domain-containing protein, giving the protein MRRREYVSASAALLTVGAAGCSQLTGQEGETNDSTSTATSSSTADGGTPTDGESPSAQLQYEGDALTLDNASEQQIRGTSNLDPGTGLEIQLDSETASDPFVKLPETTVQDGGEFSATVDMSNNDEGSEFTVEVIHDGETLTEADGQVV; this is encoded by the coding sequence ATGCGACGACGAGAATACGTCTCCGCGTCCGCCGCCCTCCTCACCGTCGGCGCAGCCGGCTGTAGCCAACTGACCGGTCAAGAGGGCGAGACGAACGATTCGACGAGTACAGCCACATCGAGTTCCACTGCCGATGGCGGGACGCCGACCGACGGCGAGTCCCCAAGCGCTCAGTTGCAGTACGAGGGCGACGCCCTCACGCTCGATAACGCCTCCGAGCAGCAGATTCGGGGGACCTCCAATCTGGACCCCGGTACGGGCCTCGAAATCCAGCTCGACAGCGAGACGGCGAGTGACCCCTTCGTCAAGCTGCCAGAGACGACCGTCCAGGACGGCGGGGAGTTCTCGGCGACGGTCGATATGTCCAACAACGACGAGGGGTCGGAGTTCACCGTCGAGGTCATCCACGACGGCGAGACGCTGACCGAGGCCGACGGCCAGGTCGTCTGA
- the pth2 gene encoding peptidyl-tRNA hydrolase Pth2 produces MKQAIVARADIGMGEGKLAAQVAHASLSAYEDTGRQVRKAWKGSGQKKVVLKATGESELFELADAAERAGLPHAVVRDAGHTQLEPGTVTALAVGPGEEDVVDRITGDLSLY; encoded by the coding sequence ATGAAGCAGGCCATCGTCGCGCGGGCCGACATCGGGATGGGCGAGGGGAAACTCGCCGCCCAGGTCGCCCACGCCTCGCTGTCGGCCTACGAGGACACCGGTCGGCAGGTCCGCAAAGCCTGGAAGGGCTCGGGCCAGAAGAAGGTCGTCCTCAAAGCGACCGGCGAGTCCGAACTGTTCGAGCTCGCCGACGCGGCCGAGCGAGCTGGTCTGCCACATGCCGTCGTCAGGGACGCCGGCCACACCCAACTGGAGCCCGGCACTGTCACCGCACTCGCGGTGGGGCCGGGCGAGGAGGACGTGGTCGACCGGATCACTGGCGACCTCTCGCTGTACTGA
- a CDS encoding DNA-directed RNA polymerase subunit P: MSYKCSRCKRDVTLDEYGGVRCPYCGHRVLLKERSPDVKEVDVK; this comes from the coding sequence ATGAGCTACAAGTGTTCACGCTGTAAGCGCGACGTAACACTCGACGAGTACGGTGGCGTCCGCTGTCCGTACTGTGGTCACCGCGTGCTCCTGAAGGAGCGCTCGCCCGACGTGAAAGAAGTCGACGTCAAGTGA
- a CDS encoding CPBP family intramembrane glutamic endopeptidase — protein MSEDGSPTDTPNRTATDTQPQEQARLSTALAGIPTVTQLTVVVALLALPVLVALVDALGLTPGPLAEVALQWAVALAVLGVVVSVEDRPLASVGVRRPAWRDLAYLVGTAAVVMAVFIVGPTVLAAVGLPVADGLGSLESTPGIGVALLSAVTTGVVEEILYRGYPLERLLEYTDSAAVAGSLTVAVFTLAHLVTWPVGSVLLVAAVSVVLTAVYLRRRTLFPVVGAHVGIWVLAVLGQYYG, from the coding sequence ATGAGCGAAGACGGCTCCCCCACCGACACCCCGAACCGAACGGCGACCGACACACAGCCCCAGGAGCAGGCCCGTCTCTCCACGGCGCTCGCGGGGATACCCACGGTGACCCAGCTCACCGTCGTGGTGGCGCTGCTCGCGTTGCCGGTGCTGGTGGCACTCGTCGACGCGCTGGGGCTGACGCCCGGGCCGTTGGCCGAGGTGGCGCTCCAGTGGGCCGTCGCGCTCGCTGTCCTCGGTGTCGTCGTCAGCGTCGAAGACCGGCCCCTCGCCTCGGTCGGCGTCCGCCGGCCGGCGTGGCGGGACCTCGCCTATCTCGTCGGGACGGCCGCCGTCGTCATGGCCGTCTTCATCGTCGGGCCGACGGTGCTGGCGGCGGTCGGACTACCCGTCGCGGACGGCCTCGGAAGTCTGGAGTCCACCCCCGGCATCGGGGTCGCCCTCCTGAGCGCGGTGACGACCGGCGTCGTCGAGGAGATACTCTATCGGGGCTACCCGCTCGAACGGCTGCTAGAGTACACCGACAGCGCCGCGGTCGCCGGGAGCCTCACGGTCGCGGTCTTCACGCTCGCCCATCTCGTGACCTGGCCGGTCGGCTCCGTACTCCTCGTCGCGGCGGTGTCGGTCGTGCTGACGGCTGTCTACCTCCGGCGGCGGACGCTTTTCCCGGTGGTCGGGGCCCACGTCGGTATCTGGGTCCTCGCCGTACTGGGACAGTACTACGGCTGA
- the psmB gene encoding archaeal proteasome endopeptidase complex subunit beta: MYDPENRLTDAYEPDVGTIPSDDGGRDEENVTKTGTTTVGLSTEDGVVIATDRRASLGGRFVSNKNVQKVEQIHPTAAMTLVGSVGGAQSFIRSLRSEANLYEVRRDEPLSIHALATLAGNFARGGPFFAINPIIGGVDDEGSHVYSVDPAGGVLQDDYTVTGSGTMVATGTIEGNYDPEMSIEDARALAIRAVNAAAERDTGSGNGIVLAEITADGVDIDRFDDYESAE; encoded by the coding sequence ATGTACGACCCCGAAAACCGACTCACTGACGCCTACGAGCCGGACGTCGGTACGATCCCCTCGGACGACGGCGGTCGCGACGAGGAGAACGTCACCAAGACCGGAACGACGACCGTCGGCCTCTCCACCGAGGACGGCGTCGTCATCGCGACGGACCGCCGCGCCTCGCTGGGCGGCCGTTTCGTCTCGAACAAAAATGTCCAGAAGGTCGAGCAGATTCACCCGACTGCGGCCATGACGCTGGTCGGTAGCGTCGGCGGCGCCCAGTCGTTCATCCGCTCGCTGCGTTCCGAGGCGAACCTCTACGAGGTCCGCCGCGACGAACCGCTCAGCATCCACGCGCTGGCGACGCTCGCGGGTAACTTCGCCCGCGGTGGTCCCTTCTTCGCCATCAACCCCATCATCGGCGGGGTGGACGACGAGGGCAGCCACGTCTACAGCGTCGACCCGGCCGGCGGCGTCCTGCAGGACGACTACACCGTCACCGGCTCCGGGACGATGGTCGCCACCGGGACCATCGAGGGCAACTACGACCCAGAGATGAGCATCGAGGACGCCCGCGCGCTGGCTATCCGCGCGGTCAACGCGGCCGCCGAGCGCGACACCGGCTCCGGCAACGGTATCGTCTTGGCGGAAATCACCGCCGACGGCGTCGACATCGACCGCTTCGACGACTACGAGTCGGCGGAGTAG
- the psmA gene encoding archaeal proteasome endopeptidase complex subunit alpha produces MQGNEQQAYDRGITIFSPDGRLYQVEYAREAVKRGTASVGVRTADGVVLAADRHARSPLIERDSIEKIHEIDDHVGVASAGHVADARQLIDVARRQAQVNRLRYDEPASVESLTKEVTDYIQQYTQTGGARPFGVALLVAGIEDGEPRLFETDPSGTPYEWQAVAIGGSREEIQNYLEEEYTEEMDLEGGLELALRALASVNDEGLDATGVDIATIDVESEQFSKVTEEEIAERLAEFDIGGEE; encoded by the coding sequence ATGCAAGGAAACGAACAGCAGGCCTACGACCGCGGGATAACCATCTTCTCCCCGGACGGACGCCTCTATCAGGTCGAGTACGCGCGCGAGGCAGTCAAACGCGGCACCGCGAGTGTCGGTGTGCGGACCGCCGACGGCGTGGTGCTGGCGGCGGACCGCCACGCGCGCTCCCCGCTCATCGAACGGGACAGCATCGAGAAGATACACGAGATAGACGACCACGTCGGCGTCGCGAGCGCCGGTCACGTCGCCGACGCCCGACAGCTCATCGACGTGGCGCGTCGCCAGGCCCAGGTCAACCGCCTGCGCTACGACGAGCCCGCGAGCGTCGAGTCGCTGACCAAGGAGGTCACCGACTACATCCAGCAGTACACCCAGACCGGCGGCGCACGCCCGTTCGGTGTCGCGCTGCTGGTCGCCGGTATCGAGGACGGCGAACCCCGCCTCTTCGAGACGGACCCGTCGGGGACGCCCTACGAGTGGCAGGCCGTCGCTATCGGCGGCTCCCGCGAGGAGATACAGAACTACCTCGAAGAGGAGTACACAGAGGAGATGGACCTCGAAGGCGGCCTCGAACTCGCGCTCCGCGCGCTGGCGTCGGTCAACGACGAGGGCCTCGACGCGACGGGCGTCGACATCGCCACCATCGACGTCGAGAGCGAACAGTTCAGCAAGGTCACGGAGGAGGAAATCGCCGAGCGGCTCGCCGAGTTCGACATCGGAGGTGAGGAGTGA
- the truD gene encoding tRNA pseudouridine(13) synthase TruD — protein MREGHPIERTVGMEYYVSDADGVGGHLRASPEDFRVTELESFDTAPVDADTGGYPHLVCRVELRNWDTNDFASALSDRLGVSRERVSWAGTKDKRAVTRQLFSVKGIEPAALPDLDGADIEVVGRAGRPILFGDLAGNGFEIVVRDTDAPENAASVVADLREFAGEESADDSADGGATVAVPNYFGQQRFGSRRPVTHEVGLAIVREQWKEAVLAYVGNPHEREPEDTQAARAYVDETEDWAGALDRLPRALGFERSMCHKLVENSEARSASNQSSERGPRDSGLTPEDFREAVETLPTNLQTLFVNAGQSYVFNRILSERLERGLPFDRPVEGDVVCFADSDAPGDLPLPDTDRIQRVTGKRLPTVERHCERGRAFVTAPLVGTGTELADGEPGEIAREVLADVGLEPGDFALPGEFDSEGTRRAIQVRTELGVSRDGDDLTFDFALPKGSYATVLLREFRKNDPAA, from the coding sequence ATGCGCGAGGGCCATCCCATCGAGCGAACGGTCGGCATGGAGTACTACGTCAGCGACGCCGACGGCGTGGGCGGGCACCTCCGGGCGAGCCCCGAGGACTTCCGGGTCACCGAACTGGAGTCGTTCGACACCGCGCCGGTCGACGCCGACACCGGCGGCTACCCCCACCTCGTCTGCCGGGTCGAACTCCGCAACTGGGACACGAACGACTTCGCCAGCGCCCTCTCGGACCGACTCGGCGTCTCCCGCGAGCGGGTCTCCTGGGCCGGGACGAAGGACAAGCGAGCGGTCACCCGCCAGCTGTTCTCGGTGAAAGGCATCGAGCCGGCGGCCCTCCCCGACCTCGACGGCGCCGACATCGAGGTCGTCGGCCGCGCCGGTCGCCCGATTCTGTTCGGGGACCTGGCCGGCAACGGCTTCGAAATCGTCGTTCGGGACACCGACGCGCCCGAGAACGCGGCGTCAGTGGTCGCGGACCTGCGGGAGTTTGCCGGCGAGGAGAGCGCCGACGACTCGGCGGACGGCGGGGCGACGGTCGCCGTCCCGAACTACTTCGGCCAGCAGCGCTTTGGCTCGCGCCGGCCGGTCACCCACGAGGTCGGCCTCGCTATCGTCCGCGAGCAGTGGAAAGAGGCCGTCCTCGCCTACGTGGGGAACCCACACGAGCGCGAGCCCGAGGACACACAGGCCGCCCGCGCGTACGTCGACGAGACCGAGGACTGGGCGGGCGCGCTCGACCGCCTCCCGCGGGCGCTCGGGTTCGAGCGGTCGATGTGTCACAAACTGGTCGAAAACAGCGAGGCGCGAAGCGCCTCGAACCAGTCGAGCGAACGGGGTCCGCGAGACAGCGGCCTGACGCCCGAAGACTTCCGCGAGGCCGTCGAGACGCTCCCGACGAACCTCCAGACGCTCTTTGTCAACGCCGGCCAGTCGTACGTCTTCAACCGGATTCTCTCGGAACGGCTGGAGCGAGGCCTGCCCTTCGACCGGCCGGTCGAGGGTGACGTGGTCTGCTTTGCCGACTCGGACGCTCCCGGCGACCTCCCACTGCCCGACACCGACCGCATCCAGCGGGTCACCGGGAAGCGGCTGCCGACGGTCGAGCGCCACTGCGAGCGCGGTCGCGCGTTCGTCACTGCGCCGCTGGTCGGGACGGGGACGGAGCTGGCCGACGGCGAGCCGGGCGAGATAGCGCGCGAGGTCCTGGCGGACGTGGGGCTGGAACCCGGCGACTTCGCGCTGCCGGGCGAGTTCGACAGCGAGGGCACGCGGCGGGCGATACAGGTCCGGACGGAGCTGGGTGTCTCGCGTGACGGCGACGACCTGACGTTCGACTTCGCACTGCCGAAAGGGAGCTACGCCACCGTCCTGCTGCGGGAGTTCCGCAAGAACGACCCTGCGGCATAA
- a CDS encoding MFS transporter → MAADSADEAVDPLDSFRQFFALERDVLVLSLSMLAFSLSFQMTSRYLPEYMRVLGASAGVIGLYGSVGNLISAVYPYPGGAVSDRLGSRFALTAFGVLATLGFGVWYLAAAVGSLTVGPLTLPAWTFVFVGLFLAQAWKSFGLGATFAIVKQAVPPERLAMGFASTEVFRRLGFLVGPLLAAGLLAATASFVGGFQAVLLVAIGFGAVATVAQHFLYDASEDTLGKSFEGVGQVVTDLRELPAPLRPLLVADTLVRFANGMVYVFFVIVVTDFLSVGFTGFGLSLRPDAFFGVLLGVEMVVAILSMAPVSKLAEYAGLKPAVALGFSVYALFPLLLIFAPANQWVLVLLFAYSGLRFAGLPAHKALIVGPAERDSGGRVTGSYYLVRNTLVIPSAALGGWLYGADWALDVGSVTLQGGPQLAFAVATAVGVLGVVYFAVFGREFDPYE, encoded by the coding sequence ATGGCAGCCGACAGCGCCGACGAGGCGGTCGACCCGCTCGACTCGTTCCGGCAGTTCTTCGCGCTGGAACGGGACGTGCTGGTCCTCTCGCTGTCGATGCTCGCGTTCTCCCTCTCCTTCCAGATGACGAGCCGCTACCTGCCGGAGTACATGCGCGTGCTGGGAGCGAGCGCCGGCGTCATCGGGCTGTACGGTAGCGTCGGGAACCTCATCAGCGCCGTCTACCCCTACCCCGGCGGCGCCGTCTCGGACCGACTCGGCTCCCGGTTCGCGCTGACCGCTTTCGGCGTGCTCGCCACGCTGGGCTTTGGCGTCTGGTATCTCGCCGCCGCCGTCGGCTCGCTCACTGTGGGGCCGCTGACCCTGCCCGCCTGGACGTTCGTCTTCGTCGGCCTCTTCCTGGCACAGGCGTGGAAATCCTTCGGGCTGGGCGCGACCTTCGCCATCGTGAAACAGGCCGTCCCGCCCGAGCGCCTGGCGATGGGGTTTGCCAGTACCGAAGTCTTTCGCCGGCTGGGGTTTCTCGTCGGCCCGCTGCTGGCGGCGGGACTGCTCGCCGCGACGGCCTCCTTCGTCGGCGGCTTTCAGGCCGTGTTGCTCGTGGCCATCGGCTTCGGCGCGGTGGCGACCGTGGCCCAGCATTTCCTCTACGACGCGAGCGAGGACACGCTCGGGAAGTCCTTCGAAGGCGTGGGACAGGTCGTCACCGACCTGCGTGAACTCCCCGCCCCCCTTCGCCCGCTGCTGGTCGCGGACACGCTCGTCCGCTTCGCCAACGGGATGGTGTACGTCTTCTTCGTCATCGTGGTCACTGACTTCCTCTCGGTGGGGTTCACCGGCTTCGGCCTCTCCCTGCGACCGGACGCCTTCTTCGGCGTCCTCCTCGGCGTGGAGATGGTGGTCGCCATCCTCTCGATGGCGCCCGTCTCGAAGCTCGCGGAGTACGCCGGCCTCAAGCCCGCCGTCGCGCTGGGCTTTTCGGTGTACGCCCTGTTCCCGCTGCTGCTCATCTTCGCGCCGGCGAACCAGTGGGTGCTAGTGCTGCTCTTTGCCTATTCGGGCCTGCGCTTTGCCGGCCTGCCGGCCCACAAGGCGCTCATCGTCGGCCCCGCCGAGCGCGACTCCGGCGGCCGCGTCACCGGGAGCTACTACCTCGTCAGGAACACGCTCGTCATCCCGAGCGCCGCGCTGGGCGGCTGGCTCTACGGCGCCGACTGGGCGCTCGATGTCGGGAGTGTGACGCTCCAGGGCGGCCCACAGCTGGCCTTCGCCGTGGCGACCGCCGTCGGTGTCCTCGGCGTCGTCTACTTCGCCGTCTTCGGCCGGGAGTTCGACCCGTACGAGTGA
- a CDS encoding thiamine-phosphate synthase family protein: MRFIEEIVVDEFLPTFRSMLAEELREHGLTQSAVADLLGISQSAVSKYVHGEVERNEQLLNHRGLSELVDRVAEGLASGEMSSVQALVETEVLIRELEQGGVLAMLHEDAVPGLADYDSEFAVHDPDSQLRAAERTLSSVRRGLRVLENTSGFATLIPAVGSNLVQALPEGDGIDDVAAVPGRILDVKGRATIPADPEFGVSEHVASVVLAARAAGSGARAGLNVRYDESVVTALESAGHTAVEFDAEASIEPGIAEALADGDADVIYQTGGMGVEPVVYLLGPDAVTVAEWARDIL, translated from the coding sequence ATGCGCTTCATCGAGGAGATCGTCGTCGACGAGTTCCTCCCGACCTTTCGCTCGATGCTGGCCGAGGAGCTCCGGGAGCACGGCCTCACCCAGTCGGCGGTCGCCGACCTGCTGGGCATCAGCCAGAGCGCCGTCTCGAAGTACGTCCACGGCGAGGTAGAGCGCAACGAACAGCTACTGAACCACCGCGGGCTGAGCGAACTCGTCGACCGTGTCGCCGAGGGGCTGGCGAGCGGCGAGATGAGCTCCGTGCAGGCGCTCGTCGAGACGGAAGTGTTGATCCGCGAGCTCGAACAGGGCGGGGTGCTCGCCATGCTCCACGAGGACGCCGTACCGGGGCTGGCCGACTACGACAGCGAGTTCGCCGTCCACGACCCGGACTCCCAGCTCCGGGCCGCCGAGCGGACGCTGTCGTCGGTCCGGCGGGGGCTCCGGGTGCTCGAAAACACCAGCGGCTTCGCGACGCTCATCCCGGCGGTCGGGTCGAACCTCGTGCAGGCGCTCCCCGAAGGGGACGGTATCGACGACGTGGCCGCCGTTCCGGGCCGGATTCTCGACGTGAAGGGACGGGCGACGATTCCCGCCGACCCGGAGTTCGGCGTGAGCGAGCACGTCGCGTCGGTGGTGCTCGCCGCCCGCGCGGCCGGCAGTGGGGCGCGGGCCGGGCTGAACGTCCGCTACGACGAGTCAGTCGTCACGGCGCTGGAGTCGGCGGGCCACACCGCCGTCGAGTTCGACGCCGAGGCGTCCATCGAGCCGGGCATCGCCGAAGCGCTCGCCGACGGCGACGCCGACGTCATCTACCAGACCGGGGGGATGGGCGTCGAACCGGTCGTCTATCTGCTCGGTCCCGACGCGGTAACGGTCGCCGAATGGGCCCGCGATATCCTGTGA
- the dcd gene encoding dCTP deaminase produces the protein MILSDADILRRLEDGDLVVEPLDDPDIQIQPASVDLRLGREFLEFQHANIPCIHPNTENEVDEYVDLTEVDEGGEYILHPGDFVLGTTHERVEIPDDLIAHVEGRSSLGRLAIVVHATAGLCDPGYKGQITLELSNLGTAPVALTPGMRISQLTFTELKTPADRPYGAERGSKYQDQSGPQASKIQGDREFGGDQ, from the coding sequence ATGATACTCTCGGACGCCGATATCCTGCGCCGTCTGGAGGACGGCGACCTCGTCGTCGAACCGCTCGACGACCCAGACATACAGATACAGCCCGCCAGCGTGGACCTGCGGCTCGGCCGCGAGTTCCTGGAGTTCCAGCACGCCAACATCCCCTGTATCCACCCGAACACCGAGAACGAGGTCGACGAGTACGTCGACCTGACCGAGGTCGACGAGGGCGGCGAGTACATCCTGCATCCCGGCGACTTCGTGCTCGGCACGACCCACGAGCGCGTCGAGATTCCCGACGACCTCATCGCCCACGTCGAGGGCCGCTCGTCGCTGGGCCGGCTGGCCATCGTGGTCCACGCGACCGCTGGACTGTGCGACCCCGGCTACAAGGGCCAGATAACCCTCGAACTGTCGAATCTCGGCACCGCACCCGTGGCGCTCACGCCGGGCATGCGCATCTCACAGCTCACCTTCACCGAGCTGAAGACCCCTGCCGACCGCCCCTACGGCGCCGAGCGCGGCTCGAAGTACCAGGACCAGTCCGGGCCCCAAGCGAGCAAGATACAGGGGGATCGCGAGTTCGGAGGCGATCAGTGA